GCACCCGGATCATCGGGGGCGATACACCGAACGATGGCGGCGATCAGCTGAGCCAGGTCGGCGACGTCAGATCCATCGATTGAGATCTTCTCCATCACGGCCTCTTCACTTGGGGGCGTCCCGCAGTGGGTGGTGGTGAGCGCTCGCTAGTCGCCACCATTCTCGTACGCAGTCCATTCCCCTGTCTCATCCACATCCCAGCCTCTGAGCTCCCAGGATGACTGGTCGCCCGAGAGCTCCGCCCACCAGAGGTCACCACGCGCGGTTCTTGCCGGCGCGCCCGCGATCTCGGGAAGGAATGTAGCTATCCCGGACAGCTCACCATTGTTTCTATAGATGGAGACGTGCACGTAGATTGCGACAGATAGGGTGTCGAGTATCGGCTGAGACTCCAGCCGCCCGCTCGCTGCAAAAGTGTCTTCGAGAAACGCGACCGTCATCGGATCGACCGACACACCGGACCCACACATGGTCGACAGGGTGCTTTCGATTGCACTGGATACTCGGCCGAGTTGAATACGCGATGGGGGACTTTGCAGAGCAAAGAGGCTCTCGATCTCAACCGCCAGGCTGTTCTCAGTCATCATACTCCCCATTACCTAGCTCTAGTCTAGTCGACTGGAAGTCATCCAAGCGAACGGTCGCGACCCACTTCTACCAGTGCGCCCCTACGCCGAGGCGCTCGAAACAGTGCGCGGCATCTCCGTCGATGGCTGCTGCGTGGTGCGGGCGGACGAGACCACCGGGAAGTACCGGGCGTACTGCCCGCCAGACGCCGTCTGGCAGCAGTGCCGCAAGCAGTGGCGGCGCGTGCTTCGGCTGTTCCACTGGGACAGATCCATCGAACGCGCCGTGGGGATCCGCCGCTGAGCTACCAACGAGCCGAGGATCGCGAACCGATTGTCTTCGTCGTAGAGGTCGGTCCAGTGGTCTTCGCTGACGGCCCGGACCCAGTTGACATGGAGGCAGGGGAAGTAGCGATCGTCGATGGTGAACGCCGATCTCAGTCGGAAGTACTTGGGGCGCACAGTGTCGGTGAAGCCCTGGGTGTCGACCAGGTCCGGGCCAGCGTTCAGCGGAGGTCGCTCAGCAGGCTCCGGGCGATCCTGAGCGCCGGCTTGGCGCCACGCGGGTTCGCCGCAGCAAAGCACAGGAGGTACAGCGGACAGCCCGTGCGGTTCCGGAGCACGCCGGGCTCGGCGACGTCGGCAAAGACCCCTCCGAGTCGCTCGAGGAAGTACTGGCCGACCACGTCCATGCCCGCCTTCACCAGCTGCTCCTCGTCGGTGCCGAAGAGGGTCGGCGTGGCCTCGACCCGGTAGAACTCCTCGTACCAGTCGTCGGTACCCAGGAAGAGATCGATCCGATGACGCCAGTGGTCTGGGATCTCGCCGCTCTTGGGGAGCAGCCGGTTGATACCGATCCCCAGGGGGAACAGGAGCCAGAGGTCGACGGCTTTCGTGCGAGCGATGGCCTCTACCGTGGACCACTCCACCTGCATCCCATACGGGTCCAGGAACATCACCGCCCGGTGGCGGCGCCAGTCCTTTGCACAGAGGGTGCGGATCTCGTCATTGGCGTCGCCCTGGACGATCTCGATGTCGCTCGCGCGCTCCGGGAACTCGTCCCTGAGCTTCTCGAGCTGCGCGCACCGGGCACGGCTACGCTCGATGAAGATGTACTTCGAGAAGGCGCGTTCGAGCCGGAGGGCGATCCTCGCCGAGCCATCCAGCAGGTCTTGCGGCTCGTCGGCTGCCAGGTCGGGGAACATGGGCTCCGCCAGCTCCGCTTCGGATCCCGCATCCGTGCGATAGCCGGTTCCGGCGAACGCATCGATGTAGGCGGTCCGGAACGGCTGCTTCTTCAGCACCTGCGTGTACGCGGCCAGGTACTTCTCGAGAACCTCTAGCTTCTGCCGCGTCCACTCACCGCCGAAGCGGTGCGGCGCATCGCCGTCAGGACGATCCCCCCCGCTCATGGCTACGCGCCAACCGCCACCGGCATCTCGTCGTAGGTCCGGCCGTCGAGCTTGCGACCGGCCTCCTTCTTCCGCACTCCGCCCCACTGCTTGAAGAAGAAGGGCACATCGGCCCCGCGACACTGACGTCGAATAGCGCGTACCCACGCCTTCTTGATGGGCCGCGCTCCCGCTCCGGATTCGCCGCCGACGATGACCCAGTGGATTCCGTCGAGGTCCAGGTTCGGGAGGGGCCCGAGGAGGGGCTCGAGCGAGAGGAACCGAACTTCGGCGGGAACCTCGCGGAGGCGGTCGATCCTCCACTCGTAGTCCTGGTTCTCGACCGAGACGCCCATCCACACGTTGGAAGACCACGGCAGGTCTTCCGCCACGTCCATGAGGCGGTCGGCGCGCTTCGTGAGGATCTGGAAGGTGTGCTGGGGGCAGTCGGCCATCGTCGCGAACACGCGCTGGATGAACTCGAGCGGGACCTTCTCGTGGAAGAGGTCGGACATCGAGTTCACGAACACGAGTCGGGGGCGCCGCCAACGGCGGGGCTCATCGACGCCGTCCTCGACCAGCCGGAGCTTCCCGGTCCAGCGCGGTCCGTTCCCGCGGTTCCGGGTGAGCCCCTCGTAGGGGCCACCCGACCCGCTGAAGCGGTGGGCCATCGACTCAGCGTAGCAGCGCTCGCAGCCGGGGCTGATCCGTGTGCAGCCTCTGACCGGGTTCCAGGTCGTCTCGGTCCACTCGATCGACGATTGGGTAGCCACGATCTCCTCATCCTCCATTCCCCCGGATCCCGGGTCAAGCGTCGCCGTCCTTGCCCTCGTCGAGGGCGAGCAAGAGCCTCGCGAGCCGGCGCCGCAGCCCGACCGCATCACCGTCCTCGACCCACGCCCGCCGAGCCTCCTCGAGCGCCACCGCAATCCGGGCACGGTGCCCGGAATGGGTCCCGTTTTGACGCTCCGTGACGGCCTCTGACGGAGCCAACCCCGCTAAACCATTGAGATCACTATCGGAAGGGGACGCTTCAGGTTCCTGTAGGGTAACACCCGTGGAGGTTCGAGTCCTCTCTTCCGCAAACGAGTGATCTCGGTCACTTGCGACAGGCCCCGCTTCGGCGGGGCCTTTGTCGTGGAGGAGCGCAGTTCCTGTGGAAGTGCGCTCCCGATCGCACCTCGTTCTCGTGGGCTTTGGGAACGACGTCGCCGCCGTTCCACTCCGGTCCGGAAGGTCTTGAGCGTTGGGAGAACCGGAGGGGCCGGGTAGTAGGTCTCGCTCAGGAGGGCCCATGCCGAGAAAGCGCCC
The nucleotide sequence above comes from Sandaracinaceae bacterium. Encoded proteins:
- a CDS encoding phage Gp37/Gp68 family protein, producing the protein MATQSSIEWTETTWNPVRGCTRISPGCERCYAESMAHRFSGSGGPYEGLTRNRGNGPRWTGKLRLVEDGVDEPRRWRRPRLVFVNSMSDLFHEKVPLEFIQRVFATMADCPQHTFQILTKRADRLMDVAEDLPWSSNVWMGVSVENQDYEWRIDRLREVPAEVRFLSLEPLLGPLPNLDLDGIHWVIVGGESGAGARPIKKAWVRAIRRQCRGADVPFFFKQWGGVRKKEAGRKLDGRTYDEMPVAVGA
- a CDS encoding three-Cys-motif partner protein TcmP; the encoded protein is MSGGDRPDGDAPHRFGGEWTRQKLEVLEKYLAAYTQVLKKQPFRTAYIDAFAGTGYRTDAGSEAELAEPMFPDLAADEPQDLLDGSARIALRLERAFSKYIFIERSRARCAQLEKLRDEFPERASDIEIVQGDANDEIRTLCAKDWRRHRAVMFLDPYGMQVEWSTVEAIARTKAVDLWLLFPLGIGINRLLPKSGEIPDHWRHRIDLFLGTDDWYEEFYRVEATPTLFGTDEEQLVKAGMDVVGQYFLERLGGVFADVAEPGVLRNRTGCPLYLLCFAAANPRGAKPALRIARSLLSDLR